The following nucleotide sequence is from Penaeus monodon isolate SGIC_2016 chromosome 29, NSTDA_Pmon_1, whole genome shotgun sequence.
ACCTTCCCAGAGATGACAACGTGCTCCATCAGACGCAGGAATTCCTCCTCAAGTTTGCTGAGCTGAAGGCCCTCGCCGACGCCGCTCCTGACCCGGTGGATGAGCGCCAAGCGGTAGGTTGTTCTGGGTTCTCGTGTTTTTAGGGTCGTTTTTTTAAGGCGGGGGGAGATATGGTGCTTCCTTCTGGGTCGTCTTCGGGNNNNNNNNNNNNNNNNNNNNNNNNNNNNNNNNNNNNNNNNNNNNNNNNggggggggacttttttcggagaggagatgagggtgaGATGTCGAGGAGTATATGTCTCATGTCCTTCTATTTacccctctgtctttctcccccttttttctcgcaGCGCCCATCCGCCCCTCGCTTCACGCCCAGCCACTCTCCCGCCCCCGTCCGcgcccccgcccctctccctccccctcccgcccctgccCCTCACCGCTTCGCCCCCTCCCAGCCCTCGTCCGACACCTTCGACGTGAACATGAAGATCGCCAGCCTCCTGTCGCAGCATCACGCCGCccaccccgcccccgcccccctccccgcgcCCCTCCCCGCCACGCTGCCCCCCGCCCCGTGGCTCCCCCCCGCCAGCCGCAGTTCGCCCCCCAGCAGGTGCCCACCTTCGCCGTCCAGGATAACTTCGCGTCGCAGCAGAACTTCGGCCGCCCGAGCGCCGCCCCCGTCCGCCAGCGCCCCGTCGACCTCAGCATCCCCACCACCAACGAGCACGGCCTCCTGATCAACCCCGAGCGCTTCCCGGGGCCCCTCGCCGACACCGTCCCTGCCGGCGTCGGGGGCAGGGTCCAGCACGTGCAGTTCACGCCCGAGGTGGCCGCCGCCCACAAGAACCTCGCCGACGCCCACGCCCAGATCCTCAGCCTCCAGTCGAACCTCCGCGTCTGAGTTGTCACGACACGCGATCAGCCATGGGACCAGTCAGTAGTGAGGTGCAGCTCATGCGCGATGTAGATATCATGCTTTCATAAAGTATTTATAAATATCCCAAAATGCGTTTTGATTCNNNNNNNNNNNNNNNNNNNNNNNNNNNNNNNNNNNNNNNNNNNNNNNNNNNNNNNNNNNNNNNNNNNNNNNNNNNNNNNNNNNNNNNNNNNNNNNNNNNNNNNNNNNNNNNNNNNNNNNNNNNNNNNNNNNNNNNNNNNNNNNNNNNNNNNNNNNNNNNNNNNNNNNNNNNNNNNNNNNNNNNNNNNNNNNNNNNNNNNNNNNNNNNNNNNNNNNNNNNNNNNNNNNNNNNNNNNNNNNNNNNNNNNNNNNNNNNNNNNNNNNNNNNNNNNNNNNNNNNNNNNNNNNNNNNNNNNNNNNNNNNNNNNNNNNNNNNNNNNNNNNNNNNNNNNNNNNNNNNNNNNNNNNNNNNNNNNNNNNNNNNNNNNNNNNNNNNNNNNNNNNNNNNNNNNNNNNNNNNNNNNNNNNNNNNNNNNNNNNNNNNNNNNNNNNNNNNNNNNNNNNNNNNNNNNNNNNNNNNNNNNNNNNNNNNNNNNNNNNNNNNNNNNNNNNNNNNNNNNNNNNNNNNNNNNNNNNNNNNNNNNNNNNNNNNNNNNNNNNNNNNNNNNNNNNNNNNNNNNNNNNNNNNNNNNNNNNNNNNNNNNNNNNNNNNNNNNNNNNNNNNNNNNNNNNNNNNNNNNNNNNNNNNNNNNNNNNNNNNNNNNNNNNNNNNNNNNNNNNNNNNNNNNNNNNNNNNNNNNNNNNNNNNNNNNNNNNNNNNNNNNNNNNNNNNNNNNNNNNNNNNNNNNNNNNNNNNNNNNNNNNNNNNNNNNNNNNNNNNNNNNNNNNNNNNNNNNNNNNNNNNNNNNNNNNNNNNNNNNNNNNNNNNNNNNNNNNNNNNNNNNNNNNNNNNNNNNNNNNNNNNNNNNNNNNNNNNNNNNNNNNNNNNNNNNNNNNNNNNNNNNNNNNNNNNNNNNNNNNNNNNNNNNNNNNNNNNNNNNNNNNNNNNNNNNNNNNNNNNNNNNNNNNNNNNNNNNNNNNNNNNNNNNNNNNNNNNNNNNNNNNNNNNNNNNNNNNNNNNNNNNNNNNNNNNNNNNNNNNNNNNNNNNNNNNNNNNNNNNNNNNNNNNNNNNNNNNNNNNNNNNNNNNNNNNNNNNNNNNNNNNNNNNNNNNNNNNNNNNNNNNNNNNNNNNNNNNNNNNNNNNNNNNNNNNNNNNNNNNNNNNNNNNNNNNNNNNNNNNNNNNNNNNNNNNNNNNNNNNNNNNNNNNNNNNNNNNNNNNNNNNNNNNNNNNNNNNNNNNNNNNNNNNNNNNNNNNNNNNNNNNNNNNNNNNNNNNNNNNNNNNNNNNNNNNNNNNNNNNNNNNNNNNNNNNNNNNNNNNNNNNNNNNNNNNNNNNNNNNNNNNNNNNNNNNCTGGTCTTATACATACAGCTTGGAAAGACAACCCAACATGCAATACCTAAAGCCTCCTTCGGTCCCATTCATAAGAGTAGCCTCAGGTCCTGGGGAATCCCTTGAGGAGAGNNNNNNNNNNNNNNNNNNNNNNNNNNNNNNNNNNNNNNNNNNNNNNNNNNNNNNNNNNNNNNNNNNNNNNNNNNNNNNNNNNNNNNNNNNNNNNNNNNNNNNNNNNNNNNNNNNNNNNNNNNNNNNNNNNNNNNNNNNNNNNNNNNNNNNNNNNNNNNNNNNNNNNNNNNNNNNNNNNNNNNNNNNNNNNNNNNNNNNNNNNNNNNNNNNNNNNNNNNNNNNNNNNNNNNNNNNNNNNNNNNNNNNNNNNNNNNNNNNNNNNNNNNNNNNNNNNNNNNNNNNNNNNNNNNNNNNNNNNNNNNNNNNNNNNNNNNNNNNNNNNNNNNNNNNNNNNNNNNNNNNNNNNNNNNNNNNNNNNNNNNNNNNNNNNNNNNNNNNNNNNNNNNNNNNNNNNNNNNNNNNNNNNNNNNNNNNNNNNNNNNNNNNNNNNNNNNNNNNNNNNNNNNNNNNNNNNNNNNNNNNNNNNNNNNNNNNNNNNNNNNNNNNNNNNNNNNNNNNNNNNNNNNNNNNNNNNNNNNNNNNNNNNNNNNNNNNNNNNNNNNNNNNNNNNNNNNNNNNNNNNNNNNNNNNNNNNNNNNNNNNNNNNNNNNNNNNNNNNNNNNNNNNNNNNNNNNNNNNNNNNNNNNNACCCTACCCCAACAAAATCGCATCGCGAGGCGCGCATTCCTCGGCTCCCAACCATGCCCCCAGTGCGCCCCGAGCGGTGGGGCAGACTGGACGTGTGGGCTGGACGCTGCTCGGCCGCCACACCCACAAGGCGCATAACTGTCGCACATGGTTTCACCGCCCGATATAAAAACGGTGGCCTTGCTCTACCTCCTTCCNNNNNNNNNNNNNNNNNNNNNNNNNNNNNNNNNNNNNNNNNNNNNNNNNNNNNNNNNNNNNNNNNNNNNNNNNNNNNNNNNNNNNNNNNNNNNNNNNNNNNNNNNNNNNNNNNNNNNNNNNNNNNNNNNNNNNNNNNNNNNNNNNNNNNNNNNNNNNNNNNNNNNNNNNNNNNNNNNNNNNNNNNNNNNNNNNNNNNNNNNNNNNNNNNNNNNNNNNNNNNNNNNNNNNNNNNNNNNNNNNNNNNNNNNNNNNNNNNNNNNNNNNNNNNNNNNNNNNNNNNNNNNNNNNNNNNNNNNNNNNNNNNNNNNNNNNNNNNNNNNNNNNNNNNNNNNNNNNNNNNNNNNNNNNNNNNNNNNNNNNNNNNNNNNNNNNNNNNNNNNNNNNNNNNNNNNNNNNNNNNNNNNNNNNNNNNNNNNNNNNNNNNNNNNNNNNNNNNNNNNNNNNNNNNNNNNNNNNNNNNNNNNNNNNNNNNNNNNNNNNNNNNNNNNNNNNNNNNNNNNNNNNNNNNNNNNNNNNNNNNNNNNNNNNNNNNNNNNNNNNNNNNNNNNNNNNNNNNNNNNNNNNNNNNNNNNNNNNNNNNNNNNNNNNNNNNNNNNNNNNNNNNNNNNNNNNNNNNNNNNNNNNNNNNNNNNNNNNNNNNNNNNNNNNNNNNNNNNNNNNNNNNNNNNNNNNNNNNNNNNNNNNNNNNNNNNNNNNNNNNNNNNNNNNNNNNNNNNNNNNNNNNNNNNNNNNNNNNNNNNNNNNNNNNNNNNNNNNNNNNNNNNNNNNNNNNNNNNNNNNNNNNNNNNNNNNNNNNNNNNNNNNNNNNNNNNNNNNNNNNNNNNNNNNNNNNNNNNNNNNNNNNNNNNNNNNNNNNNNNNNNNNNNNNNNNNNNNNNNNNNNNNNNNNNNNNNNNNNNNNNNNNNNNNNNNNNNNNNNNNNNNNNNNNNNNNNNNNNNNNNNNNNNNNNNNNNNNNNNNNNNNNNNNNNNNNNNNNNNNNNNNNNNNNNNNNNNNNNNNNNNNNNNNNNNNNNNNNNNNNNNNNNNNNNNNNNNNNNNNNNNNNNNNNNNNNNNNNNNNNNNNNNNNNNNNNNNNNNNNNNNNNNNNNNNNNNNNNNNNNNNNNNNNNNNNNNNNNNNNNNNNNNNNNNNN
It contains:
- the LOC119591860 gene encoding translation initiation factor IF-2-like, whose amino-acid sequence is MRTILIACFVASAFGQSNLQGLKEVNHLRSLAQPHLPRDDNVLHQTQEFLLKFAELKALADAAPDPVDERQARPSAPRFTPSHSPAPVRAPAPLPPPPAPAPHRFAPSQPSSDTFDVNMKIASLLSQHHAPVAPPRQPQFAPQQVPTFAVQDNFASQQNFGRPSAAPVRQRPVDLSIPTTNEHGLLINPERFPGPLADTVPAGVGGRVQHVQFTPEVAAAHKNLADAHAQILSLQSNLRV